From the Plodia interpunctella isolate USDA-ARS_2022_Savannah chromosome 5, ilPloInte3.2, whole genome shotgun sequence genome, one window contains:
- the LOC128670356 gene encoding uncharacterized protein LOC128670356 has translation MHMWLWSGYDLGEFLFPGLEIDSRWAFALTWLALFFVAMLFEGSKVYLAEVQRDAQKKLYPYRSDERRNLLCERDQGNPMEPTTSRNTNPVSRWASLRVRALVNLHQSAVFVTHNVVGYLLMLAVMIYNVHLILAVVFGMMVGYFLFGTSLTRLQMKCFSTKRVVICTPECDDTAEGSTPPLLDSSAESDYFICRTRTCIQPSHYFPAAAGASDHPTCHYGAKTCPSKVAKGKKIIPQPTPSTSHHESEKEDSPSVEDVQLLRTERQGCCKEKVEKCGKSSQDTTVVVHEQKCCKKERETPEREESPQITCCHAKVPSESQEQIM, from the exons ATGCATATGTGGTTGTGGTCGGGGTACGACCTCGGCGAGTTCCTATTCCCGGGGCTGGAGATCGATTCGCGGTGGGCCTTCGCCCTCACCTGGTTGGCGCTGTTCTTCGTTGCCATGCTGTTTGAAGGCTCCAAG gTGTATCTGGCCGAAGTGCAGCGCGACGCACAAAAGAAACTGTACCCATACAGATCAGATGAAAGAAGAAACTTACTTTGTGAAAG gGATCAGGGGAACCCCATGGAACCAACAACGAGCCGCAACACTAATCCGGTCAGTCGATGGGCGTCTTTAAGAGTTAG GGCGCTGGTGAATTTGCACCAATCGGCCGTGTTCGTCACCCACAACGTGGTCGGCTACCTTCTGATGCTGGCCGTCATGATATACAACGTGCATCTCATACTGGCTGTCGTTTTCGGCATGATGGTAG GGTACTTCCTGTTCGGTACTTCACTGACAAGATTGCAGATGAAATGTTTCAGCACGAAACGAGTCGTTATCTGTACGCCGGAGTGCGATGATACAG cCGAAGGTTCGACACCACCGCTGCTAGACTCTAGCGCAGAGTCAGACTACTTTATCTGTCGCACGCGCACGTGCATCCAGCCCTCGCACTACTTCCCCGCCGCGGCCGGCGCGAGCGACCACCCCACCTGCCATTATGGTGCCAAAACTTGCCCCTCTAAAGTTGCCAAAGGGAAAAAAATAATCCCCCAACCAACCCCTTCAACTTCCCACCACGAAAGCGAAAAAGAGGACAGCCCAAGCGTAGAAGACGTACAGTTATTACGAACAGAGAGACAAGGCTGTTGTAAAGAAAAGGTCGAAAAATGCGGAAAATCTAGTCAAGACACGACCGTGGTCGTACACGAACAGAAGTGCTGTAAGAAAGAGAGGGAGACGCCGGAAAGAGAGGAAAGTCCGCAAATCACATGCTGTCACGCCAAAGTGCCTTCTGAAAGCCAGGAACAAATTATGTAG